In one Deinococcus aestuarii genomic region, the following are encoded:
- a CDS encoding NAD(P)/FAD-dependent oxidoreductase, whose translation MSPDLLIVGAGLAGLALAGDAVRAGMDVQVLDKSRGVSGRASTRRVALDDGREARLDHGARFFTARQERTRALAEEGVQGGWLRVWTRSVSEWRDGTVTTPPPEHPRYVPPAGMSALGRHLARGLSVTTGAEVTSLERRAGGWRVHTRDGASWEAPRLVLNLPGPQVAPLLDDLVGDVPGLAEAAREVGRVRYDPYWATGAVLERDVEAGWLALRLFGHPVLEWIAREHTKREPGHPPALMLHATPDWTRAHLERRPEEVRPELLEAARDVLGDFTPLHAFAHRWRHATPTERAPGPAHWDPALRIGWCGDGHTPDPHGPRVEAALLSGWALARRVLGQGEDERERASLPPRTPEQEPNL comes from the coding sequence ATGAGCCCCGACCTCCTCATCGTCGGGGCGGGGCTCGCGGGGTTGGCGCTGGCGGGGGACGCCGTGCGGGCGGGGATGGATGTGCAGGTGCTCGACAAGTCGCGCGGGGTGAGCGGACGGGCCTCGACGCGGCGGGTCGCGCTGGACGACGGGCGGGAGGCGCGGCTCGACCACGGGGCGCGGTTTTTCACCGCCCGGCAGGAGCGCACCCGCGCGCTGGCGGAGGAGGGCGTGCAAGGCGGCTGGCTGCGGGTGTGGACGCGCTCGGTGAGCGAGTGGCGGGACGGGACCGTGACCACCCCGCCCCCCGAACATCCCCGCTACGTGCCGCCCGCCGGGATGAGTGCGCTGGGACGGCACCTCGCGCGCGGCCTGTCCGTCACGACGGGCGCCGAGGTGACGAGCCTCGAACGTCGGGCGGGCGGTTGGCGGGTCCACACCCGCGACGGGGCGAGCTGGGAGGCGCCGCGTCTCGTCCTCAACCTCCCCGGCCCGCAGGTCGCCCCGCTTCTCGACGATCTGGTCGGCGACGTTCCGGGGCTCGCCGAGGCCGCGCGGGAGGTCGGGCGCGTCCGGTACGACCCCTACTGGGCGACGGGCGCCGTGCTGGAGCGGGATGTGGAGGCCGGGTGGCTCGCCCTGCGGCTCTTCGGCCACCCCGTCCTCGAATGGATCGCGCGTGAACACACCAAGCGGGAGCCGGGGCACCCGCCCGCCCTGATGCTGCACGCCACGCCGGACTGGACGCGGGCGCACCTCGAACGCCGCCCGGAGGAGGTGCGGCCCGAACTGCTGGAAGCGGCGCGCGACGTGCTGGGCGATTTCACGCCCCTCCACGCCTTCGCCCACCGCTGGCGCCACGCCACGCCCACCGAGCGCGCGCCCGGTCCCGCCCACTGGGACCCGGCCCTGCGCATCGGCTGGTGTGGCGACGGGCACACCCCCGACCCCCACGGCCCGAGGGTGGAGGCCGCGCTCCTCAGCGGCTGGGCGCTGGCACGGCGGGTGCTGGGACAGGGGGAGGACGAACGGGAACGCGCGTCCCTTCCTCCACGTACCCCCGAGCAGGAACCCAACCTCTGA
- a CDS encoding CoA-binding protein, translating into MTQLQSIPDVIRVLTENRVVAVVGFHRDPMKPAYYVPEYLHRQGYTIIPVNPALAGRGESFFGHRAVATLAEITTPVDVVEVFRRSDKVHEHLPDILGMSPPPRVVWMQQGIRDDRTAQALTGRGIDVIQDRCMLADHRALL; encoded by the coding sequence ATGACGCAGCTTCAGAGCATCCCGGACGTGATCCGCGTCCTCACCGAGAACAGGGTCGTGGCCGTCGTGGGCTTCCACCGCGACCCCATGAAGCCCGCCTATTACGTCCCCGAGTACCTCCACCGCCAGGGCTACACGATCATCCCCGTCAACCCGGCCCTCGCGGGGCGCGGCGAGAGCTTTTTCGGCCACCGGGCGGTCGCCACCCTCGCCGAGATCACCACGCCCGTGGACGTGGTGGAAGTCTTTCGCCGCAGCGACAAGGTGCACGAACATCTTCCGGATATTCTGGGCATGTCTCCCCCGCCCCGCGTGGTGTGGATGCAACAGGGCATCCGCGACGACCGGACGGCGCAGGCCCTCACGGGGCGCGGCATCGACGTGATTCAGGACCGCTGCATGTTGGCGGATCACCGGGCGCTGTTGTGA
- the hemL gene encoding glutamate-1-semialdehyde 2,1-aminomutase → MTTETLPSVAARSEALFARARAVTPGGVNSPVRAFRSVGGTPRFIREAHGASLTDVDGTRYVDYIGSWGPMILGHDHPAVREAILEALAGGTSFGAPGEREVLLAEAVTRLTGAERVRFVNSGTEATMSALRLARGFTGRKYIVKFRGNYHGHADGLLVEAGSGLMTNAEGGLGQAAPSSAGVPEEYARLTLVSEYNDPAALNTLMRERGHEIAAVIFEPVVGNAGVLIPTPEFLTALHRVRDAGALLVADEVMTGFRLSLNGATGMLSLSPDLTCWGKVIGGGLPVGAYGGRADVMDRVSPQGPVYQAGTLSGNPLAMAAGLATLGVLEADPGVYDRLETYTSRLAEGLKSAAAEAGVPLSVNHIGSMLTAFHQDAPDGSVRTYTDAARSDTAAFARWFQAMLARGVYWAPSQFESIFVGAAHTAAELDLTLEAARAAYAGLGERA, encoded by the coding sequence ATGACGACCGAGACCCTTCCTTCAGTGGCGGCCCGCAGCGAGGCGCTCTTCGCGCGGGCGCGGGCGGTGACGCCGGGCGGCGTGAACAGCCCGGTGCGCGCCTTCCGCTCCGTGGGCGGCACCCCGCGCTTCATCCGCGAGGCGCACGGGGCCTCCCTGACCGACGTGGACGGCACCCGGTACGTCGACTACATCGGCTCGTGGGGACCGATGATCCTGGGCCACGATCACCCGGCGGTGCGGGAGGCGATCCTGGAGGCCCTTGCTGGCGGCACGAGCTTCGGCGCCCCCGGCGAGCGCGAGGTGCTGCTGGCGGAGGCGGTCACCCGCCTTACCGGGGCCGAGCGCGTCCGCTTCGTGAACAGCGGCACCGAGGCGACGATGAGCGCCCTGCGGCTGGCGCGCGGCTTCACCGGCCGCAAGTACATCGTCAAGTTCCGGGGCAATTACCACGGCCACGCCGACGGCCTGCTGGTGGAGGCGGGCAGCGGCCTAATGACGAACGCCGAGGGCGGGCTCGGCCAGGCCGCTCCCAGCAGCGCGGGCGTGCCCGAGGAGTACGCCCGGTTGACCCTGGTGAGCGAGTACAACGACCCGGCGGCGCTGAACACCCTGATGCGGGAACGCGGGCACGAGATCGCCGCCGTGATCTTCGAGCCGGTGGTGGGCAACGCGGGCGTCCTGATTCCGACGCCGGAGTTCCTGACGGCCCTGCACCGTGTCCGCGACGCCGGGGCCCTCCTGGTCGCCGACGAGGTGATGACGGGCTTCCGCCTTTCGCTGAACGGGGCAACCGGGATGCTGAGCCTCTCCCCCGACCTCACCTGCTGGGGCAAGGTGATCGGCGGTGGGCTGCCGGTGGGCGCCTACGGCGGGCGGGCGGACGTGATGGACCGCGTGAGCCCCCAGGGGCCCGTCTATCAGGCGGGGACGCTGAGCGGCAATCCGCTGGCGATGGCGGCGGGCCTCGCCACGTTGGGAGTGCTGGAGGCAGACCCGGGGGTATATGACCGGCTGGAGACGTACACCTCGCGGCTCGCGGAGGGGCTGAAGTCTGCCGCCGCCGAGGCGGGCGTACCACTGAGCGTGAACCACATCGGCTCGATGCTGACGGCCTTTCACCAGGACGCGCCGGACGGGTCGGTGAGGACGTACACGGACGCGGCGCGCAGCGACACGGCGGCCTTCGCCCGCTGGTTCCAGGCGATGCTGGCGCGCGGGGTGTACTGGGCGCCTTCGCAGTTCGAGAGCATCTTCGTCGGGGCGGCCCACACCGCGGCGGAGCTGGACCTCACGCTGGAGGCGGCGCGCGCGGCCTACGCGGGGCTGGGGGAGAGGGCATGA
- a CDS encoding alpha/beta hydrolase: MSAHPTPLIRTSRLLAALACGLALAACGQTTPVAETRAHDERTFTPVEATTVPVAGATLYRGQHAGIQGPASYLIEVPDNWNGTLVMYTHGYRGTGKELTVDPPSIRQALIAQGYAWAASSYSANYYDVRAGVEDTNALALAFGSLTGGKYKTPDKYLIMGFSMGGHVAGAAVEQETLATARNRVNYAAALPMCGVMDEEYEFRWLGDYTLAAAQLAGFGPRTFPQSDYQTLLPDIKAALFDSTSGTLWQENAVQGAKLREIARNLTGGDRPVFNLGFRVGSLQNAVFGTGGSDGTLSGILNKNLYGNEGVTYRWTTGDITPAEVAFNASILRVKADPEANRARPGGLRWLPRVNGEFSVPVLTLHTLGDFYVPFRHEQLYRLAAQASGNGDRLVQRAIRAPGHCDFTGPEIVEAFNDLVRWEQTGQKPAGDDVLTPAVVADPAYGCRFTRGVRAGVEACPATP; the protein is encoded by the coding sequence ATGTCCGCCCACCCCACCCCCCTGATCCGTACGTCCCGCCTGCTGGCCGCCCTCGCCTGCGGGCTCGCGCTCGCCGCCTGCGGCCAGACCACCCCGGTCGCCGAGACCCGCGCGCACGACGAGCGCACCTTCACGCCGGTCGAGGCCACCACCGTCCCCGTCGCGGGGGCCACGCTCTACAGGGGGCAGCACGCGGGAATCCAGGGACCGGCGAGCTACCTGATCGAGGTGCCCGACAACTGGAACGGCACGCTGGTGATGTACACCCACGGCTACCGGGGCACCGGCAAGGAGCTGACGGTCGATCCGCCCTCCATCCGGCAGGCCCTGATTGCGCAGGGGTACGCCTGGGCGGCGAGCAGCTACTCGGCCAACTACTACGACGTGCGGGCCGGGGTGGAGGACACGAACGCGCTGGCGCTGGCCTTCGGCAGCCTCACGGGCGGCAAGTACAAGACGCCGGACAAGTACCTGATCATGGGCTTCTCGATGGGCGGGCACGTCGCCGGGGCCGCCGTGGAGCAGGAAACGCTCGCCACCGCGCGCAACAGGGTGAACTATGCCGCCGCCCTGCCCATGTGCGGCGTGATGGACGAGGAGTACGAGTTCCGCTGGCTCGGCGACTACACCCTCGCCGCCGCGCAGCTCGCGGGCTTCGGGCCCCGCACCTTCCCGCAGAGTGACTACCAGACGCTGCTGCCCGACATCAAGGCGGCGCTGTTCGACAGCACCTCGGGCACGCTCTGGCAGGAGAACGCGGTGCAGGGGGCCAAGCTGCGCGAGATCGCCCGCAACCTCACGGGCGGGGACCGTCCCGTCTTCAACTTGGGCTTCCGGGTGGGCAGCCTGCAAAACGCCGTCTTCGGCACCGGGGGCTCGGACGGCACGTTGAGCGGCATCCTGAACAAGAACCTCTACGGCAACGAGGGCGTGACCTACCGCTGGACGACGGGCGACATCACCCCCGCCGAGGTCGCCTTCAACGCCTCCATCCTGCGGGTGAAGGCTGACCCGGAGGCCAACCGGGCCCGCCCGGGCGGTCTGCGCTGGCTGCCGCGCGTGAACGGCGAATTCAGCGTGCCCGTGCTCACCCTGCACACGCTGGGCGACTTCTATGTGCCCTTCCGGCATGAGCAGCTCTACCGCCTCGCGGCGCAGGCGAGCGGCAACGGCGACCGCCTCGTCCAGCGGGCCATCCGCGCCCCCGGACACTGCGACTTCACCGGCCCGGAGATCGTCGAGGCGTTCAACGACCTCGTGCGGTGGGAGCAGACCGGGCAGAAGCCCGCCGGGGACGACGTGCTCACCCCCGCCGTCGTCGCCGACCCGGCCTACGGCTGCCGCTTCACGCGCGGGGTGCGCGCGGGGGTCGAGGCCTGCCCCGCGACTCCCTGA
- a CDS encoding thiamine diphosphokinase: MIAWILVGGRLVTTDALTALPRPDLVIAADGGARHALALGLAVDAWVGDFDSSAGLSLDAPREVHPAAKDETDAELAVRVARERGATDLVFLGAFGGRFDHTAALVLGGVRLAREGLRVTLHSGDESGHPLLPGADVRLSLPPGATLSVLALSDLRGLSLGGVRWPLSEADVPLGSGWTVSNEAAGGEVRASLEGGLALVTVLWTGAR; the protein is encoded by the coding sequence GTGATCGCCTGGATTCTGGTCGGCGGGCGCCTCGTGACCACGGACGCGCTGACGGCCCTGCCCCGCCCCGACCTCGTGATCGCGGCCGACGGCGGCGCCCGGCACGCCCTCGCTCTGGGCCTCGCCGTGGACGCCTGGGTGGGCGACTTCGACTCCTCGGCGGGCCTGAGCCTGGACGCCCCGCGCGAGGTCCACCCCGCCGCCAAGGACGAGACGGACGCCGAACTCGCCGTGCGGGTGGCGCGGGAACGGGGGGCCACCGACCTCGTGTTCCTGGGGGCCTTCGGCGGGCGCTTCGACCACACGGCGGCCCTGGTGCTGGGCGGAGTGCGCCTCGCGCGGGAGGGGCTGCGGGTCACGCTCCACAGCGGCGACGAGAGCGGCCACCCCCTCCTCCCCGGCGCGGACGTGCGCCTGAGCCTGCCCCCCGGCGCAACGCTGAGCGTCCTCGCCCTGAGCGACCTGCGCGGGCTGAGCCTGGGCGGCGTGCGCTGGCCGCTGAGCGAAGCCGACGTTCCCCTCGGCAGCGGGTGGACGGTCAGCAACGAGGCGGCGGGCGGCGAGGTGCGGGCGAGTCTGGAGGGAGGGCTGGCTCTCGTCACGGTGCTGTGGACCGGGGCCAGATAA
- a CDS encoding ABC transporter ATP-binding protein, with amino-acid sequence MTALALHHLSKYYGQTIAVDDVSLTVGVGETVALLGPSGCGKSTALRCVAGLERPDAGRVEVGGRDVTNLPPEARHVGLVFQDYALFPHLRVLGNVAYGPRMRGAGRSEAEGRAREALALVGLGDLAGRRFTELSGGQAQRVALARAVATGSPLLLLDEPLSNLDEQLRARLRADLRDLFRRLRAGVLLVTHDQREALAVADRVAVMRAGKLVQVGPSAEVFARPATAWVAAFLGHANVIPCGDGTARLIPEGAVRLGEGDLLPLTARQTTDMGAEVTVLHPLGPLTLHLSAREAGGVEGGRLRLRVDEARVLTLPDDREVPA; translated from the coding sequence TTGACCGCCCTCGCCCTCCACCACCTCTCCAAATACTACGGGCAAACCATTGCTGTGGACGACGTGTCCCTCACCGTTGGCGTGGGCGAGACGGTCGCCCTGCTGGGTCCCAGCGGCTGCGGCAAGAGTACCGCCCTGCGCTGCGTGGCGGGGCTGGAGCGCCCGGACGCGGGCCGGGTGGAGGTCGGCGGGCGGGACGTGACGAATCTGCCCCCGGAGGCGCGGCACGTCGGGCTCGTCTTTCAGGACTACGCGCTCTTTCCCCACCTGCGGGTCCTCGGCAACGTCGCCTACGGCCCCCGGATGCGCGGCGCGGGCAGGAGCGAGGCCGAGGGGCGAGCGCGGGAGGCCCTTGCCCTGGTCGGGCTGGGAGACTTGGCCGGGCGGCGGTTCACCGAACTCTCGGGCGGGCAGGCGCAGCGGGTGGCGCTGGCGCGGGCGGTGGCGACGGGCTCTCCCCTCCTGCTCCTCGACGAGCCCCTCAGCAACCTCGACGAGCAGTTGCGCGCCCGGCTGAGGGCAGACCTGCGCGACCTGTTCCGGCGCCTGCGGGCGGGCGTCCTCCTCGTCACCCACGACCAGCGGGAGGCGCTGGCGGTGGCGGACCGGGTGGCGGTCATGCGGGCGGGAAAGCTGGTGCAGGTGGGCCCCTCGGCCGAGGTCTTCGCCCGGCCCGCGACCGCGTGGGTGGCCGCCTTCCTGGGGCACGCGAACGTCATTCCCTGCGGGGACGGCACCGCCCGCCTCATCCCGGAAGGCGCCGTGCGGCTGGGCGAGGGCGACCTCCTCCCCCTCACCGCGCGGCAGACCACGGACATGGGGGCCGAGGTCACGGTCCTGCATCCCCTCGGGCCGCTCACCCTGCACCTCAGCGCGCGGGAGGCGGGCGGGGTGGAGGGGGGCCGCCTGCGGCTGCGGGTGGACGAGGCCCGGGTGCTCACCCTTCCCGACGACCGCGAGGTCCCCGCGTGA
- a CDS encoding ABC transporter permease — protein MTSRPLGWLLALPPLLFLLFFLALPLTRTLAEGGVNLAIWRDPYFTARLAWTLGQATASALIALAVGAPLASLLSRYALPGKALLLRLLLLPFVTPTLVAVLGLSALLGPNGWLTAPLGLDLEETPILLILGNLFFNLPVMIRLAYGGFSRVPPTLTGAARTLGASGVRAALTVALPLALPGLAAGFILVFLYSALSFGLPLALGGERYATLEVEIYTLTAYQLRLGEASALIAGQLVLTLAATWAYVRLSRGGVGVPASGLPPARGGAAVGLWTLVALVILLCFGPLVAVVARGVIGSNGLTLSYWRGALSDPDTPLLVWNTLRFGVLALVGATLLGALQALGAWQARSRTLDLLSLLPLMVSPVSLAVGYLLAYPARSATLPMLIAAYTLLGFPLVTRSVLPALRALPPRTLEAARTLGAGRWTAHRTVTLPLTLPALRGGAALALATVFGEFGATLVLTRPEWATLSVGLYERLGRPGERNLGEACALATVLLLLAALSFTLLDGGEGEVT, from the coding sequence ATGACCTCCCGCCCCCTCGGCTGGCTCCTCGCCCTCCCCCCCCTCCTCTTCCTCCTCTTCTTCCTGGCCCTCCCCCTGACCCGCACCCTCGCCGAGGGCGGCGTCAACCTCGCCATCTGGCGCGACCCCTACTTCACGGCCCGCCTCGCCTGGACCCTCGGGCAGGCCACCGCCTCCGCCCTGATCGCCCTCGCGGTCGGCGCCCCCCTCGCCTCCCTCCTCTCCCGCTACGCCCTCCCCGGCAAGGCCCTCCTCCTGCGCCTGCTGCTGCTGCCCTTCGTGACCCCGACCCTGGTGGCGGTGCTGGGCCTCAGCGCCCTCCTCGGCCCGAACGGCTGGCTGACGGCACCGCTCGGCCTGGACCTGGAGGAGACGCCGATCCTCCTGATCCTGGGCAACCTCTTCTTCAACCTGCCGGTGATGATCCGCCTCGCCTACGGGGGCTTTTCCCGCGTGCCACCCACGCTGACGGGCGCGGCACGGACGCTCGGGGCCTCGGGCGTGCGGGCGGCGCTGACGGTGGCGCTGCCCCTCGCCCTGCCGGGGCTGGCGGCGGGCTTCATCCTGGTGTTCCTGTACTCGGCGCTGAGCTTCGGGCTGCCGCTGGCGCTCGGCGGCGAACGGTACGCGACGCTGGAGGTGGAGATCTACACCCTGACGGCCTACCAACTGCGTCTGGGTGAGGCGAGCGCCCTGATCGCCGGACAACTCGTGCTGACGCTGGCGGCGACGTGGGCCTACGTGCGCCTGTCACGCGGCGGGGTGGGGGTGCCCGCCTCCGGCCTGCCGCCCGCCCGGGGAGGGGCCGCCGTGGGGCTGTGGACGCTCGTGGCCCTGGTGATCCTCCTGTGCTTCGGGCCGCTCGTGGCGGTGGTGGCGCGGGGCGTGATCGGCTCGAACGGTCTCACCCTGAGTTACTGGCGCGGCGCCCTGAGCGATCCGGACACGCCGCTCCTCGTCTGGAACACCCTGCGCTTCGGGGTGCTGGCGCTGGTGGGGGCCACGCTGCTCGGCGCCCTGCAAGCCCTCGGCGCATGGCAGGCCCGCTCCCGCACGCTCGACCTGCTCTCGCTGCTGCCGCTGATGGTCTCGCCCGTCAGCCTGGCGGTGGGCTATCTGCTCGCGTACCCGGCCCGCTCGGCGACGCTGCCCATGCTCATCGCGGCGTATACCCTGCTCGGTTTTCCCCTCGTCACCCGCAGCGTGCTGCCCGCCCTGCGTGCCCTGCCGCCACGCACCCTGGAGGCCGCCCGCACGCTCGGCGCGGGGAGGTGGACGGCGCACCGCACGGTCACGCTGCCCCTGACCCTCCCGGCGCTGCGGGGGGGCGCGGCCCTCGCCCTCGCCACCGTCTTCGGCGAGTTCGGCGCGACGCTCGTGCTCACCCGGCCCGAGTGGGCGACCCTCAGCGTCGGCCTCTACGAGCGGCTGGGCCGCCCCGGCGAGCGCAACCTGGGGGAGGCGTGCGCCCTCGCCACCGTCCTTCTCCTGCTGGCCGCGCTGAGCTTCACCCTCCTCGACGGCGGGGAGGGGGAGGTGACGTGA
- a CDS encoding thiamine ABC transporter substrate-binding protein — protein sequence MRNLLLFTALALGAQATAQTTLTVITHDSFDVDKKLVAAFEKANNARVRFVRGGDAGELLGRLILTRRAPVADVVYGLDNTLLPRARQAGLLDAYRSPALVRVPAAYRLDDAGLLNTVDYGVVALNYDRAAFARTGLPLPKTLDDLKKPEYARLTALSSPATSSPGLAFLLATVNHFGEAGAWAWWREARANGLRVTRGWSDAYNKDFTRNGGRFPIVLSYASSPAAEVYYADGYNPARLPAQSPTANLFLPGSTFLQLEGVGVLRGAKQPALARKFVDFMLSNPVQADLPTRMWIYPAVMGTRLDPVFKFAAQPDVTPVAASVTANPQRLVDAWVTNVLRAR from the coding sequence ATGCGGAACCTGCTGCTGTTCACCGCGCTCGCCCTGGGCGCCCAGGCCACGGCCCAGACCACGCTGACCGTGATCACCCACGACTCCTTCGACGTGGACAAGAAACTCGTCGCGGCCTTCGAGAAAGCGAACAATGCCCGCGTGCGCTTCGTGAGGGGCGGGGACGCGGGCGAACTTCTGGGCCGCCTGATCCTCACCCGCCGCGCCCCTGTCGCCGACGTGGTGTACGGGCTGGACAACACCTTGCTGCCCCGCGCCCGTCAGGCCGGGCTTCTCGACGCCTACCGCTCCCCGGCCCTCGTCCGGGTGCCCGCCGCCTACCGCCTCGACGATGCGGGACTCCTGAATACCGTGGATTACGGCGTCGTGGCCCTGAACTACGACCGGGCCGCCTTCGCCAGGACGGGTCTGCCCCTGCCGAAAACGCTCGACGACCTCAAAAAGCCCGAATACGCCCGCCTGACCGCCCTGTCCTCCCCGGCGACGAGCAGCCCCGGCCTCGCCTTCCTGCTCGCCACCGTCAACCACTTCGGTGAGGCGGGGGCCTGGGCGTGGTGGCGCGAGGCCAGGGCGAACGGCCTGAGGGTCACGCGCGGCTGGTCGGACGCCTACAACAAGGACTTCACCCGCAACGGGGGCCGCTTCCCCATCGTCCTGAGCTACGCGAGCAGCCCCGCCGCCGAGGTGTACTACGCGGACGGCTACAACCCCGCCAGACTTCCCGCCCAGTCTCCCACCGCGAACCTCTTCCTGCCCGGCAGCACCTTCTTGCAACTCGAGGGCGTCGGCGTCCTGAGGGGCGCCAAGCAACCCGCCCTCGCCCGCAAGTTCGTGGACTTCATGCTCTCGAACCCCGTGCAGGCCGACCTCCCCACGCGGATGTGGATCTATCCCGCCGTGATGGGCACGAGGCTCGACCCGGTGTTCAAGTTCGCCGCGCAGCCGGACGTGACCCCGGTGGCGGCGAGCGTGACCGCCAACCCGCAACGGTTGGTAGACGCCTGGGTGACGAACGTGCTGCGGGCGCGGTGA
- a CDS encoding NUDIX domain-containing protein, which yields MTHLIVWLVVRDSSGRVLLGRRSGTTFADGLWNLPGGAVEPGEGLAQAAVREVWEEVGVRVEPGALRTLGVSRYDVRGLHGPVQGVDFLFLADVWEGEPTPLEKTSEIGWFPPDALPADSLPWLPGVLTAHLRGAWLSEQLDGPEGLRVFPKG from the coding sequence ATGACCCATCTCATCGTCTGGCTGGTCGTACGCGACTCCTCGGGACGGGTGCTGCTGGGGCGGCGCTCGGGGACGACCTTTGCAGACGGGCTGTGGAACCTTCCCGGCGGCGCCGTGGAACCGGGCGAGGGTCTGGCCCAGGCGGCCGTCCGGGAAGTCTGGGAAGAGGTGGGGGTGCGGGTGGAGCCGGGCGCCCTCCGAACACTCGGGGTCAGCCGCTACGACGTGCGGGGGCTCCACGGCCCCGTGCAGGGGGTGGACTTCCTCTTCCTGGCCGACGTGTGGGAGGGAGAACCGACCCCCCTGGAAAAGACCTCCGAGATCGGCTGGTTCCCGCCGGACGCCCTGCCCGCCGACAGCCTGCCGTGGTTGCCCGGCGTCCTCACCGCCCATCTCCGGGGTGCCTGGCTCTCCGAGCAACTCGACGGCCCGGAGGGGCTGCGTGTGTTTCCCAAGGGGTAA
- a CDS encoding MarR family winged helix-turn-helix transcriptional regulator — protein MNEAFSSPSELYDLVRLTLRLSRRFLSALDEPLEAALGLNTKELLVLAAVMDGADTPGTVAARQKLPAPTVTRIVTKLVGQGLVERVTDPGDLRRQRLRLTPQGEATRGRTRATAQDIVDAHFGALPAEHVGAALAALKALEADLKPAPSAREALA, from the coding sequence ATGAACGAAGCATTCTCCTCTCCATCCGAGCTGTACGACCTTGTGCGGCTGACCCTGCGGCTGTCGCGGCGCTTCCTGTCCGCGCTCGACGAGCCGCTCGAAGCGGCCCTCGGGCTGAACACCAAGGAACTTCTCGTGCTGGCGGCCGTCATGGACGGGGCCGACACGCCGGGCACGGTCGCGGCCCGCCAGAAGCTGCCCGCGCCGACCGTCACGCGGATCGTGACGAAACTCGTCGGGCAGGGGCTGGTGGAGCGGGTCACGGACCCCGGCGACCTGCGGCGGCAGCGGCTTCGCCTGACCCCCCAGGGCGAGGCCACGCGCGGACGCACCCGCGCGACCGCCCAGGACATCGTGGACGCGCATTTCGGCGCCCTCCCCGCCGAACACGTCGGCGCCGCCCTGGCCGCCCTGAAGGCGCTGGAGGCCGACCTGAAGCCCGCCCCGAGCGCGCGGGAGGCCCTGGCGTGA